Proteins encoded by one window of Gordonia jinghuaiqii:
- a CDS encoding hemolysin family protein, with translation MPADYWFIVAAVVLIGIGGVFAAVDTAVSTVSNARVDDMVREGRAGARRLAIILDARATYVGLVVLLRVSCETAAVALITVATTRLIGVGGGLVVAIAAMAVISYVAIGVGPRTLGRQHAYTIALASSHLLSALGVLLKPLTRLLILIGNALTPGRGYRNGPFATEIELREVVDLAEASGVVAADERRMIHSVFDLGDTSAREVMVPRPEMVWIEADKTALQATNLATRSGHSRIPVIGENTDDVLGIVYLKDVVARTVARRIDPATLRVVDVMRDAEFIPDSKPLDKVLADMQRARNHMAMLVDEYGGIAGLVTIEDVLEEIVGEITDEYDTDEVAPVEDLGDGSFRVSARLPVEDLGELFDVEIDEEEVETVGGLVGLELGRVPLPGARVKSHGLQLVAEGGPNRQGRQRIITVLVTRVPGAETDRRSDRDDTSNGRGHSGRPHGRHDRTAGREHEEERVRADRTDPGTPDHDGPDRNGPDRNGSNRNGSDRNGSDRRSAEQPTARMNQ, from the coding sequence GTGCCTGCCGACTACTGGTTCATCGTGGCCGCAGTCGTACTGATCGGGATCGGTGGGGTCTTCGCCGCGGTGGACACCGCGGTCTCGACGGTCTCCAACGCCCGCGTCGACGACATGGTCCGCGAGGGTCGGGCCGGTGCCCGTCGACTGGCGATCATCCTCGACGCCCGGGCGACCTACGTCGGTCTGGTCGTGCTGCTGAGGGTGTCGTGTGAGACGGCGGCCGTCGCGCTCATCACCGTCGCGACGACCCGTCTGATCGGAGTCGGCGGGGGGTTGGTCGTGGCGATCGCCGCGATGGCGGTGATCTCCTATGTCGCCATCGGCGTCGGCCCGCGCACGCTCGGCCGTCAGCACGCGTACACGATCGCGCTGGCGTCGTCGCATCTGTTGTCGGCGCTGGGTGTGCTCCTCAAACCGCTCACCCGCCTGCTGATCCTGATCGGTAATGCGTTGACGCCCGGCCGCGGGTATCGCAACGGCCCGTTCGCCACCGAGATCGAGCTCCGTGAGGTCGTCGACCTCGCGGAGGCCAGCGGTGTGGTCGCTGCCGACGAACGACGCATGATCCACTCGGTGTTCGATCTCGGTGACACCAGCGCGCGCGAGGTGATGGTGCCGCGTCCGGAGATGGTGTGGATCGAGGCCGACAAGACCGCGCTGCAGGCCACGAACCTCGCGACCCGATCGGGTCATTCGCGCATCCCGGTCATCGGTGAGAACACCGACGACGTGCTCGGCATCGTCTACCTCAAGGACGTCGTGGCACGGACGGTGGCCCGGCGCATCGACCCGGCGACACTGCGCGTGGTCGACGTCATGCGCGACGCCGAGTTCATCCCCGACTCCAAGCCGCTCGACAAGGTCCTGGCAGACATGCAGCGCGCCCGCAACCACATGGCGATGCTGGTCGACGAGTACGGCGGCATCGCCGGTCTGGTGACCATCGAGGACGTGCTGGAGGAGATCGTCGGGGAGATCACCGACGAATACGACACCGACGAGGTCGCCCCGGTCGAGGATCTCGGCGACGGCTCGTTCCGGGTGTCGGCGCGACTCCCGGTCGAGGACCTCGGTGAGCTGTTCGACGTCGAGATCGACGAGGAAGAGGTCGAGACCGTCGGTGGACTGGTCGGTCTCGAACTCGGACGCGTCCCGCTGCCCGGCGCCCGGGTCAAGTCCCACGGACTGCAACTGGTGGCCGAAGGCGGGCCCAATCGCCAAGGGCGCCAGCGCATCATCACCGTCCTGGTCACCCGGGTCCCCGGGGCCGAGACCGACCGGAGGTCCGACCGCGACGACACGTCGAATGGGCGTGGACATTCCGGCAGACCGCACGGGCGCCACGACCGCACCGCGGGTCGTGAACACGAAGAAGAGCGTGTGCGCGCCGACCGGACCGACCCCGGAACCCCCGATCACGACGGCCCAGATCGCAACGGCCCAGATCGCAACGGCTCAAATCGCAACGGCTCAGATCGCAACGGCTCAGATCGCAGAAGCGCCGAGCAACCGACAGCAAGGATGAATCAGTGA
- the ybeY gene encoding rRNA maturation RNase YbeY, translating into MSIELANESGVEVPADLIIDAARFAVNAMDVNPAALLSVLCVDEDTMADMHVQWMDLPGPTDVMSFPMDELVPGGRPDAADLGPAILGDIVLCPEFARKQAREARRSFEHELAMLTIHGVLHLLGYDHAEPEEEREMFGLQNEILDAFYAQRHRRAQEQRQTDRDSRLLSNIGFTGLERGADGPGIAAPGNAPRSEED; encoded by the coding sequence ATGAGCATCGAACTGGCCAACGAGTCAGGCGTCGAGGTTCCGGCCGACCTGATCATCGACGCCGCGCGCTTCGCCGTGAACGCGATGGACGTCAACCCCGCGGCCCTGCTCTCGGTCCTCTGCGTCGACGAGGACACCATGGCCGACATGCACGTGCAGTGGATGGATCTGCCCGGCCCCACCGATGTGATGAGCTTCCCGATGGACGAACTCGTCCCCGGTGGCCGGCCCGACGCCGCCGACCTCGGACCGGCGATCCTCGGTGACATCGTGTTGTGTCCGGAGTTCGCCCGCAAGCAGGCCCGCGAGGCGCGCCGCTCCTTCGAGCACGAGCTCGCCATGCTGACCATCCACGGAGTTCTGCATCTCCTCGGCTACGACCACGCCGAGCCGGAAGAAGAACGCGAGATGTTCGGCCTCCAGAACGAGATCCTCGACGCGTTCTACGCGCAACGTCATCGGCGTGCGCAGGAACAGCGTCAGACCGACCGCGACTCGCGGTTGCTGTCCAACATCGGGTTCACCGGCCTCGAACGCGGCGCCGACGGGCCCGGGATCGCGGCCCCGGGGAATGCCCCGCGGTCCGAGGAGGACTGA
- a CDS encoding PhoH family protein has product MSDDNPDPSGQSSRTQPRRSGVTSTVEVSPGVVFGLLGASDINLRTLEQLLPADIHVRGNQVTLSGEPADVAASERVMAELVDLVGRGTPLTPDLVRHSVSMLSAGGNESPADVLSLDILSRRGKTIRPKTLNQKHYVDAIDEYTVVFGVGPAGTGKTYLAMAKAVQALQSKSVNRIILTRPAVEAGERLGFLPGTLSEKIDPYLRPLYDALHDMMDPEAIPKLMAAGVIEVAPLAYMRGRTLNDAFIILDEAQNTTTEQMKMFLTRLGFGSKVVVTGDVTQVDLPGGARSGLLAATEILGGIDDIHIARLTSQDVVRHRLVADIVDAYGRAEESQRSLSDSTIVGNRASRRAAAQGRRS; this is encoded by the coding sequence GTGAGTGACGACAACCCCGACCCGAGCGGGCAATCCAGCCGTACGCAGCCGCGCCGGTCTGGGGTCACATCCACTGTCGAAGTCTCTCCCGGAGTCGTGTTCGGGTTGCTCGGCGCGAGTGACATCAACCTCCGGACGCTCGAACAGCTGTTGCCCGCCGACATCCACGTCCGCGGCAACCAGGTCACGCTGTCCGGCGAACCCGCCGACGTCGCCGCATCCGAACGCGTCATGGCAGAGCTGGTCGACCTGGTCGGACGAGGCACCCCGCTCACGCCGGACCTGGTGCGGCACAGCGTGTCCATGCTCTCCGCCGGCGGCAACGAATCACCCGCCGACGTCCTCTCGCTGGACATCCTGTCGCGGCGCGGCAAGACGATCCGGCCGAAAACGCTGAACCAGAAGCACTATGTCGACGCCATCGACGAGTACACCGTCGTCTTCGGGGTGGGCCCCGCCGGAACGGGCAAGACCTATCTGGCGATGGCCAAGGCCGTGCAGGCCCTGCAGTCGAAGTCGGTCAACCGCATCATCCTGACCCGGCCGGCCGTCGAGGCCGGTGAACGCCTCGGCTTCCTGCCGGGCACGTTGAGCGAGAAGATCGACCCCTATCTGCGCCCGCTGTACGACGCGCTCCACGACATGATGGATCCGGAGGCCATCCCGAAGCTGATGGCTGCCGGGGTGATCGAGGTGGCGCCGCTGGCGTATATGCGCGGCCGCACCCTCAACGACGCGTTCATCATCCTCGACGAGGCGCAGAACACCACGACCGAACAGATGAAGATGTTCCTGACCCGCCTGGGCTTCGGCTCCAAGGTCGTCGTCACCGGCGACGTGACCCAGGTCGATCTGCCCGGCGGCGCCCGTAGCGGCCTGCTCGCGGCGACCGAGATCCTCGGCGGTATCGACGACATCCACATCGCGCGGCTGACCAGCCAGGATGTGGTCCGCCACCGTCTGGTCGCCGACATCGTCGACGCATACGGTCGCGCGGAGGAGTCGCAGCGCTCACTGTCGGACAGCACAATCGTCGGCAACCGCGCGTCGCGTCGTGCCGCGGCCCAGGGGCGTCGTTCATGA
- a CDS encoding alpha/beta hydrolase family protein, which translates to MSAVPRCAVRRTKIEYGCEPSQFGHLYQPRDSLDEESPARIVVLIHGGSWSVEYGSTIQTAVARMLAERGAVVWNIEYRRVGEAGGGWPNTGRDVVDAIRALDGPVREALPARGVDFSSTAVVGHSAGGQLAVWAVGKLGARTESTTITTVVAQAAVLDTVGAANSESLQRFIGRPYSEAPRAYQDASPMLAPVFDAHVVAIHGDDDDLIPVESSRRYVDDAASRGQSAELIVVPGEGHQAFVDLRSGCVRQTVRVLGI; encoded by the coding sequence GTGAGCGCCGTCCCACGTTGCGCGGTGCGCCGAACCAAGATCGAATATGGCTGCGAGCCTTCCCAATTCGGCCACCTGTACCAGCCTCGAGACAGTCTGGACGAGGAATCGCCCGCGCGCATCGTGGTCCTGATCCACGGCGGGTCATGGTCCGTCGAATACGGCTCCACGATCCAGACCGCAGTCGCCCGCATGCTCGCCGAACGCGGCGCGGTCGTCTGGAACATCGAGTACCGCCGGGTCGGCGAGGCCGGCGGGGGCTGGCCCAACACGGGTCGAGACGTGGTCGATGCCATCCGCGCTCTCGACGGTCCGGTCCGGGAGGCGCTTCCCGCACGCGGTGTCGACTTCTCCTCGACCGCGGTGGTCGGACATTCCGCGGGCGGACAGCTCGCGGTGTGGGCCGTCGGGAAGCTCGGGGCGCGCACCGAGTCGACGACCATCACCACCGTCGTCGCCCAGGCAGCCGTGCTCGACACGGTCGGCGCCGCGAACAGTGAGTCGCTGCAGAGGTTCATCGGCCGGCCCTACAGTGAGGCGCCGCGCGCCTACCAGGACGCCTCACCGATGCTGGCGCCGGTCTTCGACGCGCACGTGGTGGCGATCCACGGCGACGACGACGACCTCATCCCCGTCGAGTCGAGCAGGCGATACGTCGACGACGCGGCGTCACGGGGGCAGTCCGCCGAGCTCATCGTCGTCCCCGGCGAAGGCCACCAGGCGTTCGTCGACCTGCGCAGCGGGTGCGTGCGGCAGACGGTCCGGGTGCTGGGGATCTGA
- a CDS encoding 16S rRNA (uracil(1498)-N(3))-methyltransferase: MSPPLFWADSVPAPGAEVILTGSEGRHAVTVARLGIGERIFVGDGAGSVAGCEISEIRGKDTLVASVRELSFEARPTPQVTLVQALPKSERSELAVDLATEAGVDVIVPWQAMRCVSRWTGKADKGVAKWRAAASAAAKQSRRPWVPDVTDLAGTIDVRARCADAVAAGGVVAVLHEEAARPLAELPLGDAGEIVLVVGPEGGLDDTEVADLTALGAHAVVLGPEVLRTSTAAAVALGAIGVLTRRWSR; encoded by the coding sequence ATGAGTCCGCCGCTCTTCTGGGCGGACTCTGTTCCGGCCCCGGGGGCCGAGGTGATCCTGACCGGTTCGGAGGGTCGCCACGCGGTGACCGTCGCCCGGCTCGGCATCGGTGAACGCATCTTCGTCGGCGACGGCGCGGGTTCGGTGGCCGGATGCGAGATCAGCGAGATCCGCGGCAAGGACACCCTGGTGGCGTCGGTGCGTGAACTCTCGTTCGAGGCTCGCCCGACCCCGCAGGTGACGCTGGTGCAGGCGCTGCCGAAGTCGGAGCGCTCCGAGTTGGCTGTCGATCTCGCCACCGAGGCCGGCGTCGACGTCATCGTGCCGTGGCAGGCGATGCGCTGTGTTTCGCGCTGGACGGGTAAGGCGGACAAGGGCGTTGCCAAGTGGCGGGCTGCCGCATCGGCGGCTGCCAAGCAGAGTCGCCGACCATGGGTACCCGACGTGACCGACCTCGCGGGCACCATCGACGTCCGCGCGCGCTGTGCCGATGCGGTGGCGGCCGGAGGTGTTGTCGCGGTCCTCCATGAGGAAGCCGCACGCCCGCTCGCCGAACTGCCCCTCGGCGATGCCGGCGAGATCGTGCTCGTCGTCGGGCCCGAAGGCGGTCTCGACGACACCGAGGTGGCGGATCTGACCGCGCTCGGCGCGCATGCGGTGGTCCTGGGCCCCGAGGTTCTGCGTACCTCCACTGCCGCGGCCGTTGCCCTCGGCGCGATCGGGGTCCTCACCCGGCGGTGGTCGCGGTGA
- the dnaJ gene encoding molecular chaperone DnaJ — protein sequence MARDYYEILGVAKGAGDQELKRAYRKKARELHPDVNPGKEDEFKEVSTAYEVLTDPEKRRIVDAGGDPLAGAGAGGFGGFGGGGGGFGDVFEAFFGNGGGFGGGGGFGSGRGPKSRVQPGEPALVNIKLDLAECAKGVNKEITVDTAILCDVCTGSGTNGDSKPVTCDICKGAGEIQSVQRSFLGQVMTVRECPTCHGVGEVIPDPCHKCGGDGRFRSRRTMTVRIPAGIESGMRVRLTGQGEVGLGGGPAGDLYVEVSERPHEVFLRDKDDLHCTVKVPMVDAALGAEFEVETILGDPVTVTIAPGTQPGQIVKLRGQGMPHVSSGVRGTMHVHLDVVVPTKLDAAQTEALQKLKKVGDDEIEVVNSSAAAAPGGLFSRLRNAFAGK from the coding sequence GTGGCACGTGACTACTACGAAATCCTGGGTGTGGCCAAGGGCGCCGGCGACCAGGAGCTCAAGCGCGCCTACCGCAAGAAGGCCCGCGAACTGCACCCGGACGTCAACCCGGGCAAGGAAGACGAGTTCAAAGAGGTCAGCACCGCGTACGAGGTGCTGACCGATCCCGAGAAGCGCCGCATCGTCGACGCCGGTGGCGACCCGCTCGCCGGCGCGGGTGCCGGCGGGTTCGGGGGCTTCGGCGGGGGCGGCGGAGGCTTCGGCGACGTCTTCGAGGCGTTCTTCGGCAACGGCGGCGGCTTCGGTGGGGGCGGTGGATTCGGCTCGGGTCGCGGACCCAAGTCCCGTGTCCAGCCCGGCGAACCGGCACTCGTCAACATCAAGCTCGACCTCGCCGAGTGCGCGAAGGGCGTCAACAAGGAGATCACCGTCGACACGGCGATCCTGTGCGACGTGTGTACCGGATCGGGCACCAACGGCGACAGCAAGCCGGTCACCTGCGACATCTGCAAGGGCGCCGGCGAGATCCAGTCGGTGCAGCGCTCGTTCCTCGGCCAGGTGATGACGGTTCGTGAATGCCCGACCTGTCACGGCGTCGGCGAGGTCATCCCCGACCCCTGCCACAAGTGCGGCGGCGACGGCCGATTCCGTTCGCGCCGGACCATGACCGTGCGCATCCCGGCCGGTATCGAGAGCGGCATGCGTGTCCGCCTCACCGGTCAGGGCGAGGTCGGACTCGGCGGTGGGCCCGCAGGCGACCTCTACGTCGAGGTCTCCGAACGTCCCCACGAGGTGTTCCTGCGGGACAAGGACGACCTGCACTGCACCGTCAAGGTCCCGATGGTCGACGCGGCGCTCGGCGCCGAGTTCGAGGTCGAGACGATCCTCGGCGACCCGGTCACCGTCACGATCGCACCCGGCACGCAGCCCGGCCAGATCGTGAAACTGCGCGGGCAGGGCATGCCGCACGTCAGTTCCGGGGTGCGCGGCACCATGCACGTGCACCTCGACGTGGTGGTCCCGACCAAGCTCGACGCCGCGCAGACCGAGGCGCTGCAGAAGCTGAAGAAGGTCGGCGACGACGAGATCGAGGTGGTCAACTCCTCGGCGGCCGCGGCGCCCGGTGGGCTGTTCTCGCGGCTGCGCAACGCCTTCGCCGGGAAGTAG
- the hrcA gene encoding heat-inducible transcriptional repressor HrcA, giving the protein MSTTDDRRFEILRAIVTDFVDTQEPIGSKALVERHQLGVSSATVRNDMAVLEAEGYITQPHTSSGRVPTDKGYRMFVDRISEIKPLSSAERRAILSVLDSGVDLDDVLRRSVKLLAQLTRQVAVIQYPVLSAATVRHLEVVALSPSRLLLVVIVDNGRVEQRMVALNEDHDEDDIARLRDLFSAALHGKRLEAASAAVAELANSAPDDIRGAVLNIATVLVETLVERGDDRLVLGGTSNLARSAADFTPVVGGMDTVLEALEEQVVVLKILATTQDMGQVTVQIGEETQTENLRGTSVVSTGYGASGTVFGGVGVLGPTRMDYPGTIASVAAVAKYIGEVLAER; this is encoded by the coding sequence GTGTCAACCACCGATGATCGTCGCTTCGAGATCCTGCGTGCGATCGTGACCGACTTCGTCGACACGCAGGAACCCATCGGCTCCAAGGCGCTCGTCGAGCGGCATCAGCTCGGGGTGTCGAGTGCGACGGTCCGCAACGACATGGCCGTGCTGGAGGCCGAGGGCTACATCACCCAACCGCACACCAGCTCGGGTCGCGTGCCCACCGACAAGGGCTACCGGATGTTCGTGGACCGGATCAGCGAGATCAAGCCGTTGTCGTCGGCGGAGCGCCGCGCGATCCTGTCGGTACTCGACTCCGGCGTCGACCTCGACGACGTCCTCCGACGATCGGTCAAGTTGCTCGCCCAGCTCACCCGGCAGGTGGCGGTCATCCAGTACCCGGTGCTGTCCGCGGCAACCGTGCGCCACCTGGAGGTCGTCGCGCTGTCGCCGTCGCGCCTGCTGCTCGTGGTGATCGTGGACAACGGGCGCGTCGAGCAACGCATGGTCGCCCTGAACGAAGACCACGACGAGGACGACATCGCCCGCCTGCGGGATCTGTTCTCGGCGGCGCTGCACGGCAAGAGACTCGAGGCGGCCTCGGCGGCGGTGGCCGAACTGGCCAACAGCGCACCCGACGACATCCGGGGCGCCGTGCTCAACATCGCGACCGTGTTGGTGGAGACCCTCGTCGAACGCGGCGACGACCGTCTCGTTCTGGGCGGGACTTCGAATCTGGCGCGCTCGGCTGCCGATTTCACACCCGTGGTCGGGGGCATGGACACCGTGCTGGAGGCGCTCGAGGAGCAGGTCGTGGTTCTCAAGATCCTCGCGACGACGCAGGACATGGGGCAGGTCACCGTGCAGATCGGGGAGGAGACACAGACCGAGAACCTGCGTGGGACCTCGGTGGTGTCGACAGGGTACGGTGCATCGGGAACCGTGTTCGGCGGCGTCGGTGTGCTCGGCCCCACACGGATGGACTATCCGGGAACCATTGCATCGGTGGCAGCCGTTGCCAAATACATCGGTGAGGTGCTCGCCGAACGATGA
- a CDS encoding type II toxin-antitoxin system VapB family antitoxin, producing MIFKRVREGKPYPDHGLSSRGWAKIPPRQLRLDQLTPITKVLALDKLLSEDSTFYGDLFAHVVRWEGELYLEDGLHRAVRSALRNRSVIHARTLDLDSLDLSNSAKPLDEQLEDTAEIPARRPPAPPEGGGSHRRGVRSTGWTSPARGDQTW from the coding sequence ATGATCTTCAAGCGGGTCCGAGAGGGCAAGCCCTACCCTGACCACGGTTTGTCGTCGCGAGGGTGGGCCAAGATCCCGCCGCGTCAGCTGCGTCTGGATCAACTGACGCCGATCACCAAGGTGCTCGCACTCGACAAGCTGCTGAGCGAGGACTCCACGTTCTACGGCGATCTGTTCGCCCATGTCGTGCGCTGGGAGGGCGAGCTCTACCTCGAAGACGGGTTGCATCGCGCCGTGCGGTCGGCGTTGCGTAATCGCTCCGTCATCCATGCGCGCACCCTCGACCTCGACAGTCTGGATCTGTCGAACTCGGCGAAACCGCTCGACGAACAACTCGAGGACACCGCCGAGATTCCGGCGCGCCGCCCGCCTGCGCCGCCGGAGGGTGGCGGCTCCCACCGGCGCGGCGTCCGGTCGACGGGGTGGACGAGCCCCGCGCGTGGAGACCAGACCTGGTGA
- the hemW gene encoding radical SAM family heme chaperone HemW codes for MNVDLQAPAPELIAGACGGVDPEVPFGLYLHVPFCATRCGYCDFNTYTAGELGSSSSPESWHRAVAAELESAARMLTPSRPVSTVFVGGGTPSLLGGDGLTRLLDAVRANFDLADDAEVTTESNPESTSPEFFAQLRAAGFTRISLGMQSAAQHVLRVLDRTHTPGRAVAAAREARAAGFDHVNLDLIYGTPGETDDDLHATLDAVLAAGVDHVSAYALIVEDGTALARRIRRGEMPAPDDDVLADRYQILDSRLGGDGLGWYEVSNWARDDASQCRHNIAYWHSHDWWGIGPGAHSHVGGVRWLNAKHPARYAQSLAEGALPIASSEQLTDADRHLEAVMLTTRCRSGLPRDLLDDAERANAEQLCTDGLLTQTPSAYVLTDAGRLLADGVIRRVLWG; via the coding sequence GTGAACGTCGACCTCCAAGCGCCCGCACCCGAACTGATCGCCGGTGCGTGCGGTGGCGTCGACCCCGAAGTTCCCTTCGGTCTCTACCTGCACGTCCCGTTCTGTGCGACACGGTGCGGGTACTGCGACTTCAACACCTATACGGCCGGCGAACTGGGGTCGAGCTCGTCGCCGGAGTCGTGGCATCGGGCCGTCGCGGCCGAACTCGAGTCGGCGGCGCGGATGCTGACCCCGAGCCGGCCGGTGTCGACGGTGTTCGTCGGGGGCGGTACCCCGTCGCTGCTGGGCGGGGACGGTCTCACCCGTCTGCTCGACGCCGTGCGCGCGAACTTCGACCTCGCCGACGACGCCGAGGTCACCACCGAATCCAATCCGGAATCGACATCGCCGGAGTTCTTCGCCCAGCTGCGTGCGGCCGGTTTCACCCGGATCTCGCTGGGCATGCAGTCCGCGGCCCAGCACGTGCTCAGGGTGCTCGACCGGACCCACACCCCGGGCCGGGCGGTCGCCGCCGCCCGCGAGGCCCGGGCCGCGGGTTTCGACCATGTCAACCTCGACCTGATCTACGGCACGCCGGGGGAGACCGACGACGATCTGCACGCCACCCTCGACGCGGTCCTCGCGGCCGGGGTCGATCACGTCTCGGCGTACGCGCTGATCGTCGAGGACGGCACAGCCCTGGCGCGTCGTATCCGGCGCGGCGAGATGCCCGCACCCGACGACGACGTCCTCGCCGACCGTTACCAGATCCTCGACAGCCGACTGGGCGGCGACGGGCTCGGCTGGTACGAGGTGTCGAACTGGGCCCGCGACGACGCGTCGCAGTGCCGTCACAACATCGCCTACTGGCACAGCCACGACTGGTGGGGCATCGGTCCCGGAGCGCACTCCCATGTCGGCGGCGTGCGCTGGCTGAACGCGAAACACCCTGCGCGCTATGCACAATCGCTTGCGGAGGGCGCCCTCCCGATCGCTTCGTCGGAGCAGCTGACCGACGCCGACCGCCATCTCGAGGCCGTCATGCTCACCACCCGTTGCCGCAGCGGGCTACCTCGCGATCTCCTCGACGACGCCGAACGCGCGAACGCCGAACAGCTCTGCACCGACGGGCTTCTCACGCAGACGCCGAGCGCGTACGTCCTGACCGATGCGGGACGTCTGCTGGCAGACGGGGTGATCCGGCGAGTCCTCTGGGGCTGA
- a CDS encoding nitrite/sulfite reductase yields the protein MTSTTDAPAVSGVGSEPDPAAEKRARPARKARPAKRRAEGQWALGYREPLNPNEQVKKDDNPLNVRARIENIYSKQGFDSIDKQDLRGRMRWWGLYTQRAEGYDGTWTGDENIDLLEDNHFMMRVRCDAGALNVAQLRTIGGISTEFARDTADLSDRENVQYHWIRIEDVPTIWERLEGVGLKTTEACGDCPRVVLGSPLAGDAVDEVLDPTPAIDEIVRRYIGDPKYSNLPRKFKTAISGLQDVAHEINDVAFIGVVHPEHGPGLDLWVGGGLSTNPMLAQRVGAWIPLDEVPDVWEGVVSIFRDYGYRRLRTKARLKFLIKDWGVEKFRQVLEDEYLGRKLIDGPAPEQLTAPRDHVGVQKLKNGLNSVGFAAIAGRVSGTILSAVADAAERAGSDRIRFTPYQKLVILDVADDKVEQLIAELSKLGLSARASNWRRNLMACSGIEFCKLSFTETRKRSQRLVPELEERLADINDSLDVPITININGCPNSCARAQIADIGFKGQLVEDGAGGQTEGFQVHLGGSLGFDSAFGRKLRQHKVLSTDIGDYIDRVVRNFVDQREDGERFAQWAVRADEEALR from the coding sequence ATGACGTCCACAACCGATGCCCCCGCCGTGTCCGGCGTGGGTTCCGAGCCCGATCCCGCCGCCGAGAAGCGCGCGCGTCCCGCCCGCAAGGCGCGCCCGGCCAAGCGCCGCGCCGAGGGCCAATGGGCGCTCGGCTACCGCGAGCCGCTGAACCCCAATGAGCAGGTCAAGAAGGACGACAACCCGCTCAATGTGCGCGCCCGCATCGAGAACATCTACTCCAAGCAGGGCTTCGACTCGATCGACAAGCAGGATCTGCGCGGCCGGATGCGCTGGTGGGGTCTCTACACCCAGCGCGCCGAGGGCTACGACGGCACCTGGACCGGCGACGAGAACATCGACCTCCTCGAAGACAACCACTTCATGATGCGGGTGCGCTGCGACGCCGGCGCGCTCAACGTCGCGCAGCTGCGCACCATCGGCGGGATCTCCACCGAGTTCGCCCGCGACACCGCAGATCTCTCCGACCGCGAGAACGTCCAGTACCACTGGATTCGCATCGAGGACGTCCCCACCATCTGGGAGCGCCTGGAGGGCGTCGGCCTCAAGACCACCGAGGCATGCGGGGACTGCCCCCGCGTCGTGCTCGGCTCACCGCTGGCCGGCGATGCCGTCGACGAGGTCCTCGACCCGACCCCGGCCATCGACGAGATCGTGCGCCGCTACATCGGCGACCCGAAGTACTCGAACCTGCCGCGCAAGTTCAAGACCGCGATCTCCGGTCTGCAGGACGTCGCCCACGAGATCAACGACGTCGCCTTCATCGGCGTCGTCCACCCGGAGCACGGTCCCGGCCTCGACTTGTGGGTCGGCGGCGGGCTGTCGACCAATCCGATGCTCGCGCAGCGTGTCGGCGCGTGGATTCCGCTCGACGAGGTGCCCGACGTCTGGGAAGGCGTCGTCTCGATCTTCCGCGACTACGGCTACCGGCGCCTGCGCACCAAGGCGCGCCTGAAGTTCCTCATCAAGGACTGGGGTGTCGAGAAGTTCCGCCAGGTCCTCGAAGACGAGTACCTCGGGCGCAAGCTGATCGACGGCCCGGCCCCCGAGCAGCTGACCGCGCCGCGTGACCACGTCGGTGTCCAGAAGCTCAAGAACGGCCTCAACTCGGTGGGCTTCGCCGCCATCGCCGGACGCGTCTCGGGCACCATCCTCAGCGCCGTCGCCGACGCCGCCGAGCGTGCCGGCTCGGACCGCATCCGCTTCACCCCGTACCAGAAGCTGGTCATCCTCGACGTCGCCGACGACAAGGTGGAGCAGCTCATCGCCGAGCTGTCGAAGCTGGGCCTGTCGGCCCGCGCGTCCAACTGGCGCCGGAACCTGATGGCGTGCAGCGGCATCGAATTCTGCAAGCTGTCCTTCACCGAGACCCGTAAGCGGTCGCAGCGCCTGGTGCCCGAGCTCGAGGAGCGCCTGGCCGACATCAACGACTCACTCGACGTGCCGATCACGATCAACATCAACGGCTGCCCCAATTCGTGCGCGCGGGCGCAGATCGCCGACATCGGCTTCAAGGGTCAGCTCGTCGAGGACGGCGCCGGCGGCCAGACCGAGGGCTTCCAGGTCCACCTGGGCGGCAGCCTCGGATTCGATTCCGCGTTCGGCCGCAAACTGCGCCAGCACAAAGTGCTCTCCACCGACATCGGCGACTACATCGATCGCGTCGTCCGCAACTTCGTGGATCAGCGCGAGGACGGTGAACGGTTCGCGCAGTGGGCCGTGCGCGCCGACGAGGAGGCCTTGCGATGA